The Maridesulfovibrio salexigens DSM 2638 region TGCTTCGGCTTCATCACCGAGATTAACGTGAACGGAAACGGCATCAGCACCGAGGCGAAGTGCGTCTTCAACAGTACCGACGAGAGTTTTTTTATTGGGGAGAGGGGAAAGACAGGTGGAAGCGGAGAGATGAACGATGAGGCCGACGTCGCCGCCCTCTTCACGGTGGGAGCAGCGAACAAGACCTTTGTGCATGAGCACGGCGTTGGCTCCTCCCTTGACCATATCGTTAACCGCTCTTCGCATGGATCGAAGTCCCTTAAGCGGCCCGACACTTATACCGTGGTCCATGGGAACAACGATAGTGCGGCCTGTATTGCGGTTTAAGATCCGCTCCATTCTTACGCTTTTTCCAATCTGCATTTTAATATCTCCTGAAGTTTGCCTCTAGATTCTCCAAGATCCGCTTCCCTTTTGGCGACCCGTGTAAAAAAAAAGGGCCGCCGGCGATTCTTCGCCTGCGGCCCTTTCGTAGAGGTCGTTTGCTATGTTTCTCTTTTTACTTTTTGTACAAGCAAACCTCCACCCGACCACAAGCGTGGGTGCACCAAAAATAAAAAAAGTAAAAAAAGTAAGAGAGGCCAGTGCCTAGGGTGTTGAAAGTCTGCATGGGTGTTACTTAACCGGGTCCTGAAAAAATTGTCAACAACTTTATTTATTTTTTTACCATCATTAATATAATAAACGCTGATTGTTAATTTTTCACAACTTAAACATTACACCAAACCTCACAGTTTACCTTTTTGTAATTTTCACACTAGTCAAATACGACAAAAAAGTTCAAAAATACATTTTTGTAATCAATATTTTTGGGTTAATCCAGCATTTATCTAATTTTTTCAACTACCTACACATTTGGCACAGTCCATGCTTTAAAACAAACATCCTTGAAGCAATCAACATCCCTAAGGAGGACTGTATGACTACCAAACGTTCAATGGCAGGCCGCAAAATTCCGGCCCTCGCAACTCTCATGCTTCTGGCAGCACCTTCCGCGGCATTTGCAGCCGAAGAAGCCATGTCCCAGACTCACGGTAACATTCTCTGGACCCTTCTCGCAGCGATCCTCGTATTTTTCATGCAGGCAGGCTTTGCATGCGTTGAAGCAGGATTCACCCGCGCCAAGAGTGCCGGTAACATCCTGATGAAAAACTTTCTCGATTTTTCCACTGGATCAATCATCTTTTTCCTGCTCGGCTTCGGCCTTATGTTCGGGATTGATGCAGGCGGCTTTATCGGCACATCCGGATTTTCACTTGCAGGAACAGGGCTCACCGACCCGGATGGACAGTGGACCATCACTTTCTGGTTCTTCCAGTCTGTATTCGCGGCAACCGCTGCCACTATCGTATCCGGTGGTATTGCTGAACGAACCAAGTTCAGCAGCTATATCCTTGTAACTTGTATCGTAACCGGACTTATCTATCCTATATCCGGACATTGGGCATGGGGCTCACTCTGGCTCGGTGATGCTGGTGCAGGCTGGCTTGAAGGTATGGGATTTATGGACTTTGCCGGCTCTACCGTAGTTCACTCCGTAGGTGGATGGATTGCTCTGGCCGGTGCCATGATCCTCGGCCCCCGTATCGGTAAATACACTGCGGACGGCAAAGCAAAAGCTATCCCCGGACACAACATTCCGCTGGCATCCCTCGGTGTATTCATTCTCTGGTTCGGCTGGTTCGGATTCAACCCCGGCTCCACCACCACCGCAGACGGTTCCATCGGCCTCATCGCCGTAACCACAAGTCTCTCCGCATGTGCGGGAACCCTCGGCGCAATGTTCACCTCATGGTTCAAATACGGAAAACCCGATATCTCCATGACTTGTAACGGCGCACTGGCAGGACTGGTCGGTATTACCGCTCCCTGCGCAACTGTAACCCCCGCAGCGGCCATTATCATCGGGATTATTGCCGGCGTACTCGTAGTTCTCTCTATCGAGTTCATTGATAAAATTCTGAAAATTGACGACCCGGTTGGTGCGGTTTCCGTACACGGTGTATGCGGTGCATGGGGAACTCTGGCCTGCGGCCTGTTCACCTCTCCCGCACTTAACGACGGTGCAGGCGGCCTCTTCTACGGCGGCGGATTCGGGCTCCTTACCACCCAGATCATCGGTATCGTAGTCTGCTTTATCTGGGCATTCGGAATGGGTTACCTCGCCTTCACCATCGCCAAGGCTGTAATGGGCATCAGGGTTACCGCGGAAGAAGAAATGAAGGGCCTCGACATAAGCGAGCACGGCATGGAGTCCTACAACGGCTTCCAGATCTTCTCCAACGAATAGTCCAACCATCACAAAGCGAGGAATAATACAATGAAACTCATCATCACATACATCAGGCCCGAATGCCTTACCCCGGTAAAGCAGGCCCTCTACGCCAAAGGCATCTACTCCATGTCGGTTACCAACATCCTCGGTTCCGGCCGGGGGGCAGGATTCACCGAAACATACCGCGGTGTAGTTATGGAAGTTAACCTGCTTAAAAAAGTTCGTATCGAGATAGGTCTGGACGAGGCCAAACTGGAAGGAGCACTGGACGCCATCAAGACCGGTGCCCAGACAGGCAAAGAAGGTGACGGTGTCATCTTTGTACAGGACCTGAACCGGACCATAAGAATCAGAACTGGCGAAGAATCACTCTAACCACACAAAACTTAGGCATATATCACTCTAACCCCAATTAGTGTACAGCAGGCCGGGTTTATCATCGGCAGTTAAACCCGGCCCAGTCCGATGCCCACCTCCATCGGACCTCACCGGCCGAAAGGGACTTCCCACCCTTTCGGCCGCTTTTTTGAAAAATAACGCTTTTAAAATTCACTTTTGTTCCACTTCGCGTCCGTGTTAACAGGATAGAAGCAACTGTAAACACATAACAAAGCGACTGCCTTATGAATACGACTCCCAATTTTTCCATTAACGAACTCATTGAAAATGATGGTTTGACCACTGTACTGCAGCCGCTTATCTCCATGAACCGCAAGGGATTGCTTGGTTTTGAAGCCCTGACCCGAGCAATCAACCCCCGTAATGGGGAAAGCATCCCTCCGTTCACACTTTTTAATATGTGTGAGGACCTTGAAACACTGACAAGACTGGACAGAGCCTGCCGGAGAAAAGCCTTTGAAACATTCGCTCCCATTTCAAGAGCAGACCGCTCACTGCTTCTGTCGGTTAATATTGATGCAGCTATTATCAACGAGAAAACATTCAATTACGGGCTGACCGGAAAGATGGTCGAAGAATGCTCCATCCCCGTTGGTAATGTCGTCCTTGAAATAATCGAATCAAAAGCCGGCAACGATGCAGCACTCTCCTCTTTTGTTGCCAAATCCCGTGAACACGGATTCCTCATCGCTCTCGATGATGTAGGAACAGGACACTCAAATCTTGACCGCATACCTTCACTAAAGCCGGACATAATCAAGATAGACCGTTCCCTCATAGCTGATATCAATAGAAAATTTCATAATATGGAAGTTACGCGCTCCCTGATCAGCCTTGCGGAAAGGACAGGATGCCTGCCTTTAGCCGAAGGAATTGAAACGATTGAGGAGGCACTGACCCTGATGAGCCTAGGCATTGATGTCTTTCAGGGCTATTTCTTCAGCAGACCGGCGCCGGCAGCAATGGCTGTAAATACAGATATGACTCCGGTAAAGCATCTGGCTTCACGCTTTAAGACCCATGTTCTTGAAAAAATAAACCGCCAGAAAATAATGGAGAACAGCTACAAAAGGATGGCCTCTAAGCTGAGGGAAGCATTAATGGATGGCACCCCCGGAACAATGGATTCAGCTCTTTCAGCCTTCATAACTGATAATACAAACATCGAATGT contains the following coding sequences:
- a CDS encoding ammonium transporter, translating into MTTKRSMAGRKIPALATLMLLAAPSAAFAAEEAMSQTHGNILWTLLAAILVFFMQAGFACVEAGFTRAKSAGNILMKNFLDFSTGSIIFFLLGFGLMFGIDAGGFIGTSGFSLAGTGLTDPDGQWTITFWFFQSVFAATAATIVSGGIAERTKFSSYILVTCIVTGLIYPISGHWAWGSLWLGDAGAGWLEGMGFMDFAGSTVVHSVGGWIALAGAMILGPRIGKYTADGKAKAIPGHNIPLASLGVFILWFGWFGFNPGSTTTADGSIGLIAVTTSLSACAGTLGAMFTSWFKYGKPDISMTCNGALAGLVGITAPCATVTPAAAIIIGIIAGVLVVLSIEFIDKILKIDDPVGAVSVHGVCGAWGTLACGLFTSPALNDGAGGLFYGGGFGLLTTQIIGIVVCFIWAFGMGYLAFTIAKAVMGIRVTAEEEMKGLDISEHGMESYNGFQIFSNE
- a CDS encoding P-II family nitrogen regulator; the protein is MKLIITYIRPECLTPVKQALYAKGIYSMSVTNILGSGRGAGFTETYRGVVMEVNLLKKVRIEIGLDEAKLEGALDAIKTGAQTGKEGDGVIFVQDLNRTIRIRTGEESL
- a CDS encoding EAL domain-containing protein, whose translation is MNTTPNFSINELIENDGLTTVLQPLISMNRKGLLGFEALTRAINPRNGESIPPFTLFNMCEDLETLTRLDRACRRKAFETFAPISRADRSLLLSVNIDAAIINEKTFNYGLTGKMVEECSIPVGNVVLEIIESKAGNDAALSSFVAKSREHGFLIALDDVGTGHSNLDRIPSLKPDIIKIDRSLIADINRKFHNMEVTRSLISLAERTGCLPLAEGIETIEEALTLMSLGIDVFQGYFFSRPAPAAMAVNTDMTPVKHLASRFKTHVLEKINRQKIMENSYKRMASKLREALMDGTPGTMDSALSAFITDNTNIECAYILDTNGIQVSETICNPYKLKENRRLIYQPAPVGADHSLKEYYLTIKTGNQWHTTAPYISLASGNNCVTVSTKMYDTPKSPILCIDIST